One Solea senegalensis isolate Sse05_10M linkage group LG13, IFAPA_SoseM_1, whole genome shotgun sequence DNA segment encodes these proteins:
- the LOC122780221 gene encoding junctional adhesion molecule A-like, whose translation MLVSVTLFLWAATGVNGYSVTTKNAEVQVRENEGTDLTCTYSGDFGSEARVEWKFKDLGGSQTYVVFNGQPTQPYSSRVTIYGSNIRFSKMTPKDTGVYDCEVSGNGQFGETRVKLTVLVPPSMPVCRVPPTVTTGKTAHLSCHDNIGSPPPKYRWYKDGTLLPPDPSKISGFKNATYHLNTENGNLEFPRVTKMDSGQYYCEAYNDAGPPQRSKEAKMQVRDINTGGIVAGVIVALLLLALLGFGLWYAHKKGYLPKKDESKPNVVYQPPSLYGGEDDDGEFKQKSSFVV comes from the exons atgttggtTTCGGTGACGTTGTTCCTCTGGGCAGCGACAG GTGTTAATGGCTATTCAGTCACTACCAAAAATGCTGAGGTGCAGGTGAGGGAGAATGAAG GGACTGACCTGACATGTACTTACTCGGGAGACTTTGGTTCAGAGGCCAGAGTTGAGTGGAAATTTAAAGACCTAGGAGGCTCACAAACATATGTGGTTTTTAATGGTCAACCAACAC AACCATATTCCAGCCGTGTGACGATCTATGGAAGCAACATTAGATTCTCCAAAATGACCCCTAAAGATACTGGAGTGTATGACTGTGAAGTGTCGGGCAATGGCCAGTTTGGGGAAACCAGAGTGAAGCTGACTGTTTTGG TGCCTCCATCTATGCCTGTGTGTAGGGTCCCTCCCACTGTGACAACGGGTAAGACGGCCCACTTGTCCTGCCACGACAACATTGGCTCACCTCCTCCCAAATACAGGTGGTACAAAGACGGCACACTTCTGCCTCCGGATCCAAGCAAGATTTCCGGCTTCAAAAATGCCACCTACCATCTAAACACAGAGAACGGCAACCTG GAGTTTCCCAGAGTGACCAAGATGGACTCAGGTCAGTACTACTGTGAGGCGTACAATGACGCTGGTCCTCCGCAGCGCAGTAAAGAAGCCAAGATGCAAGTCC GTGACATAAACACAGGAGGAATTGTTGCTGGCGTAATTGTGGCTCTGCTGCTATTGGCCCTCCTGGGATTTGGACTTTGGTATGCACACAAGAAAGGATACCTGCCCA aGAAAGATGAAAG TAAACCGAACGTGGTCTACCAGCCTCCATCATTGTATGgcggtgaagatgatgat GGAGAATTTAAACAGAAGTCATCATTTGTGGTGTAG